A stretch of the Malus sylvestris chromosome 10, drMalSylv7.2, whole genome shotgun sequence genome encodes the following:
- the LOC126586143 gene encoding uncharacterized protein LOC126586143, with product MSSPTFLFGWWENPYSLFIPKPLNPRFQVAIRAQIREAKGQKTMSSLPAKQNGNSAPTGSSGGGGDSQRSLPTPFLTKTY from the exons ATGTCCAGTCCaacttttctgtttggttggtgGGAAAATCCCTACTCTCTGTTCATCCCCAAACCTTTAAATCCACGCTTTCAAG TTGCTATTAGAGCTCAGATCCGAGAAGCCAAAGGCCAAAAAACCATGTCCTCATTGCCGGCCAAGCAGAACGGCAACTCGGCGCCTACTGGAAGCAGTGGAGGCGGAGGAGATTCGCAAAGATCGCTTCCGACGCCGTTTTTGACCAAAACGTATTAG